In one Chitinophaga sancti genomic region, the following are encoded:
- a CDS encoding alpha-L-rhamnosidase-related protein — protein MRQKTIMLLLLFCTLATHAQVVLYSDINYGGIAISFPVGNYRLADMNAAGFPDDGLSSFSIPTGYQITFFADDNFTGKTFSSTASSTWIGTEWNDQVTSFIVSMIPPSQGTANWIWSPNAGPANTWIAFRKKLSLASKPASALTKIAAENKYWLYVNNQLVVKDGGLSIRPDLVNTYYDEVDIAPYLQAGENTIAVLVWYKGGQNGYSERAVGNGGLLFDAGSVVVSDDTWKYSVHPSFGATTQLILNGQDYKWIAFPVSYNAANEPAGWTSAGFNDASWATAVKKGLPPVAPWNSLVPRGIPFWREAELSNYQNSIPTSVTANTTITGTVGTNIQLRPYLHVNAPAGVKIKITVNRHYWQEYITKAGDQEFECFAWQNSSNHTVTYDFSNVTGTVQILGLKYRESSYNVDITGQFNSSDASLNTLWTKAKNTSKVCMRDQYYDCPDRERGQWWGDVSEQILYSFYLYDSSVNKLTRKAFRELMNTQKGNGSLYTTAPGTSFHLPDQNLAAVAMIWKYYMYSGDRALLQEIYPQLKKYIQFCVASSNADGMLLLQNDAWNWIDWGTNIDPVPVGSANTVFNALYISVLETAVNTANLLGQTADATYFQELQTKVKNNFNNYFWNSASRAYMSSNVSSRLVDDRSNAWALSTGLANDQQKAGALSVLKNRNDAGPYQEMYVEENLFKLDPTAAVTRMKNRFAPMINSWSSTLWEDFTESNSNAGYSSNNHAWSAGPLYVMSAYLLGIRPTQPAYAEFIFAPQPGGLTQFAGVVPSVKGNIVASVSLDSTGFTQSLTSPSGTTAIVSVPKDVLPTLISEIKVGGITVWKNGTFLGGVSGVTFFQQNDVSVQFKVSPGSWEFTALPFSSTDPVITYVDCNYSGTAVSLPVGNYTLAQMNAKGIPDDAISSLVVAEGYKVMLYADDNFTGQTETLTANNNCITWSALHDKTTSIRVLTNGVTNLSGTYFIQNRASGLQMDVNGASTADGASVIHSAYNGNANQQFIFTHLGDGNYKILAKHSSKSLDVNGASLLNGTNVIQYPYHDPVESHQNFIIVATGDGYYKMIAKHSGKVLQVNGASGGGLVHQWSNIGQINGQWSFTAAAAAVAAATTSSFSVDPNPVTNMITVKLTAKKEEKAYMRIYNASGTLVRPAQKIYSGQQFNLSALPAGVYIVNVTIGDKVESKTVVKY, from the coding sequence ATGAGGCAAAAAACAATAATGTTGTTATTGCTGTTCTGTACATTAGCCACCCATGCCCAAGTGGTACTATACAGTGACATTAATTATGGAGGCATTGCTATCTCATTCCCCGTTGGAAATTACAGGCTTGCAGATATGAATGCGGCCGGTTTCCCGGATGATGGTCTCTCCTCCTTTTCCATCCCCACAGGGTATCAGATTACCTTTTTTGCGGATGATAATTTTACCGGAAAAACCTTTAGTTCCACTGCGTCTTCTACATGGATTGGTACTGAATGGAATGACCAGGTAACCTCTTTTATTGTCAGCATGATTCCCCCTTCACAGGGAACGGCCAACTGGATCTGGTCCCCCAATGCTGGTCCGGCAAACACCTGGATCGCTTTCAGGAAAAAGCTAAGCCTTGCATCCAAACCAGCTTCCGCACTCACTAAAATTGCCGCAGAAAATAAGTACTGGCTGTATGTAAATAATCAGTTGGTGGTAAAAGATGGTGGGTTGTCTATTCGTCCTGATCTGGTAAATACCTATTATGATGAAGTAGATATTGCACCCTATCTGCAGGCTGGTGAAAATACCATTGCCGTATTGGTATGGTATAAAGGAGGGCAGAATGGTTATTCAGAAAGGGCTGTGGGCAATGGCGGTTTATTATTCGATGCAGGCTCTGTAGTTGTATCTGATGATACCTGGAAGTACAGTGTGCATCCTTCTTTTGGAGCTACCACTCAATTAATTCTGAACGGACAGGATTACAAATGGATTGCATTCCCTGTTTCCTACAATGCCGCAAATGAACCTGCTGGCTGGACAAGCGCTGGTTTTAACGATGCTTCATGGGCCACAGCTGTAAAAAAAGGACTGCCACCTGTTGCCCCCTGGAATTCACTCGTACCCCGCGGCATCCCATTTTGGAGAGAGGCTGAATTAAGTAATTATCAGAATTCAATACCGACCTCTGTTACAGCTAATACAACCATCACCGGAACTGTTGGTACCAATATACAGTTGCGGCCCTATTTGCACGTAAATGCCCCTGCAGGCGTGAAAATAAAAATTACTGTAAACAGGCATTACTGGCAGGAATATATTACCAAAGCCGGTGATCAGGAATTTGAATGTTTTGCATGGCAGAACTCAAGTAATCATACCGTTACCTACGATTTTTCAAACGTAACTGGAACAGTACAGATATTGGGTTTGAAATATAGAGAGTCCAGCTATAATGTAGATATCACCGGCCAGTTTAATTCTTCTGATGCATCGTTAAACACTTTATGGACAAAGGCTAAAAACACGTCCAAAGTATGTATGCGTGACCAGTACTATGATTGTCCTGACCGTGAACGTGGTCAATGGTGGGGAGATGTATCTGAACAAATCCTCTACTCATTCTACTTATACGATTCCAGTGTAAATAAACTGACACGCAAAGCTTTTCGCGAATTGATGAATACACAGAAAGGAAATGGTTCCCTCTATACGACAGCACCAGGCACCTCCTTTCATCTGCCTGATCAGAACCTGGCCGCAGTTGCCATGATCTGGAAGTACTACATGTATAGCGGAGACAGAGCTTTGTTGCAGGAGATCTATCCGCAATTGAAAAAATACATTCAGTTTTGTGTAGCCAGCTCTAATGCTGATGGTATGCTGCTGTTGCAAAATGATGCCTGGAACTGGATTGACTGGGGTACTAACATTGATCCTGTTCCTGTAGGCAGTGCTAATACGGTGTTCAACGCACTTTATATTTCTGTGCTGGAAACCGCTGTTAACACGGCAAACCTTTTAGGCCAGACTGCAGATGCGACTTATTTTCAGGAACTGCAGACAAAGGTGAAGAACAACTTCAATAATTATTTCTGGAACAGCGCATCACGTGCCTATATGTCCAGCAATGTGTCATCCCGGCTGGTTGATGATAGAAGTAATGCCTGGGCTTTATCTACCGGACTGGCCAATGATCAGCAGAAAGCCGGTGCGCTGAGTGTTTTGAAAAACAGAAATGATGCAGGTCCGTACCAGGAAATGTATGTTGAAGAAAACCTGTTTAAGCTGGATCCTACTGCTGCGGTTACACGTATGAAAAATCGTTTTGCACCGATGATCAACAGCTGGTCTTCTACCCTGTGGGAAGATTTTACAGAAAGTAATAGTAATGCTGGATATTCCAGTAATAACCATGCATGGTCTGCCGGTCCTTTGTATGTGATGAGTGCTTACCTACTGGGTATCCGGCCTACACAGCCGGCTTATGCTGAGTTTATATTTGCGCCACAGCCGGGAGGCCTTACGCAATTTGCTGGCGTAGTACCCAGTGTGAAAGGAAATATCGTCGCCAGCGTCTCTCTTGACAGCACTGGTTTTACCCAAAGCCTTACATCACCTTCAGGCACTACCGCCATTGTAAGTGTTCCAAAAGATGTATTGCCCACCCTTATTTCTGAGATCAAGGTAGGAGGCATCACTGTATGGAAAAATGGTACATTCTTAGGTGGTGTGAGTGGTGTTACATTCTTTCAGCAGAATGATGTATCTGTACAGTTTAAAGTGAGTCCGGGAAGCTGGGAGTTCACCGCTTTGCCATTTAGTAGTACAGATCCGGTGATCACTTATGTAGATTGTAATTATAGCGGAACTGCTGTCAGTCTGCCTGTAGGCAATTATACACTGGCGCAGATGAATGCAAAAGGTATACCTGATGATGCGATCTCATCACTGGTAGTAGCCGAAGGATATAAAGTAATGCTGTATGCCGATGATAATTTTACTGGTCAGACAGAAACGCTGACTGCAAATAATAACTGTATTACCTGGTCTGCACTCCATGATAAAACGACCTCTATACGTGTGTTGACGAATGGCGTTACCAATCTTTCTGGTACGTATTTTATACAGAACAGGGCCAGCGGTTTACAAATGGATGTAAACGGGGCATCTACTGCCGATGGTGCCAGTGTTATTCATTCTGCATATAACGGGAACGCCAACCAGCAGTTTATTTTTACACATCTGGGCGACGGTAATTATAAGATTCTCGCTAAGCACAGCAGCAAATCGCTGGATGTAAACGGTGCTTCTCTTTTAAATGGTACTAATGTAATTCAGTATCCATATCATGATCCGGTTGAAAGTCATCAGAATTTTATCATCGTTGCTACCGGAGACGGTTACTATAAGATGATTGCTAAGCACAGCGGAAAGGTATTGCAGGTAAATGGTGCTTCAGGCGGAGGGTTGGTACATCAATGGTCAAATATCGGACAGATAAATGGTCAGTGGTCATTCACTGCTGCTGCGGCGGCTGTTGCAGCAGCAACTACGTCCTCATTTTCTGTAGATCCTAACCCTGTTACGAATATGATAACGGTAAAACTGACTGCTAAGAAAGAAGAAAAGGCTTATATGCGTATTTACAATGCATCCGGAACATTGGTGCGCCCGGCCCAGAAAATTTACAGCGGCCAGCAGTTTAATCTGTCTGCATTGCCTGCCGGGGTTTATATTGTCAATGTTACGATTGGTGATAAAGTTGAGAGTAAGACGGTGGTGAAGTACTAA
- a CDS encoding glycoside hydrolase family 97 protein, translated as MFVENDRLSYTVLYANEKVIDVSPLGLTVDSVDLGYRTNIIGAGQLSSLNERYTVFGNHPSAVSHANEASIPCESAGRKFNLIIRVYDDGVALRYTIPVGTRYVNGESTSWNLPGSTSKIAWSGFSQSYEEYSHVTPLSEIPEGQPVMGPLTFEIAGKYLSISEADCVNFSDMSFMKRDHVLKAYFPFAKDGWKFETLAGNVPGVADGSYKGQKVTPWRTTIIAKNLNDLLNSDLLTNVCPAPKQGRDFSWVRPGRCLWQWWSIGAPQFEDQTNWYDAAARLKWEYYLVDDGWRDWRKDGKDQWTLLKEVIDYGKKVGVQSIVWVDSKECRNAIDRRKYLERIKALGAVGIKIDFIPDATADIMNWYAGTMEDCAELKLLLNFHGSVKPTGLRRTYPNDITREAVRGNEYQISRYNRAMPFQHYVSLPFTRLMAGPADITPVILNPEELISKRYTWANEFAQAIVFLSPVTHFCDQYKFYLESPMFDLFQTIPTVWDETKVLPCTSMGEVVGIARRKGNTWWIGVINGETERIVKIPLSFLSKKTEAILIRDTQSNTAVDRETRTLSPGDTLTIKLAPGGGFVARTGL; from the coding sequence GTGTTTGTTGAAAATGATAGGCTCTCTTATACTGTGCTATACGCAAATGAAAAAGTAATTGATGTTTCTCCATTGGGTCTGACTGTGGATAGTGTGGATCTTGGGTATAGGACGAACATAATTGGGGCTGGCCAGTTAAGTTCATTAAATGAAAGATATACAGTTTTTGGGAATCATCCATCAGCTGTTAGTCATGCAAATGAAGCAAGCATTCCATGTGAATCTGCAGGCAGGAAATTTAATCTCATTATAAGGGTATATGATGACGGTGTGGCTTTACGTTACACTATTCCGGTGGGAACAAGATATGTGAATGGTGAATCGACCTCCTGGAATCTTCCAGGAAGTACATCCAAAATTGCATGGTCCGGTTTTAGCCAATCTTATGAGGAATATAGTCATGTAACTCCATTAAGTGAAATTCCGGAAGGTCAGCCTGTCATGGGGCCACTTACATTTGAGATAGCTGGCAAATACTTATCTATATCTGAGGCTGATTGTGTTAACTTTTCAGATATGTCATTTATGAAAAGGGATCATGTATTAAAAGCGTATTTCCCCTTTGCAAAAGATGGCTGGAAATTTGAGACCCTTGCAGGAAATGTTCCAGGTGTTGCTGATGGTTCCTATAAAGGGCAAAAGGTCACCCCATGGAGAACAACTATCATTGCAAAAAATTTGAATGATCTCCTTAACTCGGATCTGTTGACGAATGTTTGTCCGGCTCCAAAGCAAGGACGTGACTTTTCCTGGGTGAGACCAGGCAGGTGTTTATGGCAATGGTGGAGTATTGGTGCACCGCAATTCGAAGATCAGACCAACTGGTACGATGCAGCTGCCAGGTTAAAATGGGAGTACTACCTGGTAGATGATGGCTGGCGGGATTGGAGAAAAGATGGGAAAGACCAATGGACATTATTAAAAGAGGTGATTGACTATGGAAAGAAAGTAGGGGTGCAATCTATCGTTTGGGTGGATTCAAAGGAGTGTAGAAATGCCATAGATCGGCGCAAATACCTTGAAAGAATAAAGGCTTTAGGTGCTGTCGGTATTAAGATTGACTTTATTCCAGATGCAACGGCCGACATTATGAACTGGTATGCAGGCACCATGGAAGATTGCGCAGAGCTAAAGTTATTGCTCAATTTTCATGGAAGCGTGAAGCCCACAGGTTTGAGGCGTACCTATCCGAATGATATTACAAGAGAAGCTGTTCGGGGCAATGAATACCAAATTTCAAGATATAACAGGGCCATGCCCTTTCAGCATTACGTGTCTTTGCCATTTACCCGGCTGATGGCAGGCCCGGCGGATATTACACCTGTTATCCTAAACCCGGAGGAATTGATTAGCAAGCGATATACCTGGGCGAATGAATTTGCGCAGGCGATTGTTTTTTTATCTCCGGTTACACATTTCTGTGATCAATATAAATTTTATCTCGAAAGCCCCATGTTTGATCTGTTTCAGACGATTCCTACTGTCTGGGATGAAACGAAGGTTTTGCCGTGTACCAGTATGGGCGAGGTTGTTGGTATCGCGCGTCGTAAAGGGAATACATGGTGGATCGGAGTGATAAATGGCGAAACTGAGAGAATAGTAAAAATTCCCCTTTCATTCCTTTCTAAAAAGACGGAGGCCATCCTGATCCGCGATACACAATCCAATACGGCGGTGGACAGGGAGACAAGAACGTTATCCCCAGGTGATACCTTAACCATTAAACTGGCTCCGGGAGGAGGATTTGTGGCCCGGACGGGTCTATGA
- a CDS encoding fatty acid desaturase family protein gives MGKLVYNRKSIFFKALKIEIENYFVENGIEKTGNWKLYIKSFILILMALGSYIYLLAFNYSFPFGIVLSGLLGFILAGIGFNIMHDANHGCYSTKKWVNSLMGLTLNALGSNAFIWKQKHNIIHHTYTNVDGLDDDIAKSPVIRQSSTQVWKPVHRLQHIYLWLVYALSSILWIFVTDFMKYGTQKIYNTELKHMNFKEHFIFWLSKVLYVIFYIVIPVIFVGAQKWLIGFLCMHITLGLSLAVVFQLAHVVEETEFAFCSEDDVVIENEWAVHQLKTTANFSPGNFFITWYVGGLNYQIEHHLFPRISHVHYPALSKIVQLKCQEFGIQYNCIPTITAAIASHYNHMRSLGVNPHKKIEISNDI, from the coding sequence ATGGGAAAGCTGGTCTACAATAGAAAATCGATATTCTTCAAGGCACTTAAAATCGAGATAGAAAATTATTTTGTCGAAAACGGCATTGAGAAAACCGGGAACTGGAAGCTGTATATAAAGTCTTTTATTCTTATTTTAATGGCTCTTGGTTCCTATATCTACCTGCTTGCATTTAATTACTCTTTCCCCTTTGGTATTGTACTATCCGGGCTATTAGGGTTTATTCTTGCAGGCATCGGTTTTAATATAATGCATGACGCGAATCACGGCTGTTACTCGACTAAAAAATGGGTGAATAGTTTGATGGGGCTTACACTAAATGCATTAGGGAGCAATGCGTTTATATGGAAGCAAAAACATAATATCATTCATCACACTTACACAAACGTAGATGGTTTGGATGATGACATCGCCAAAAGCCCGGTCATAAGGCAAAGCAGCACGCAGGTCTGGAAACCAGTTCATCGGTTGCAGCATATATATCTTTGGTTGGTCTATGCGCTCAGTTCTATTTTATGGATTTTTGTTACAGACTTCATGAAATACGGCACGCAGAAAATATACAATACAGAGTTAAAGCATATGAATTTTAAAGAGCACTTTATTTTTTGGCTAAGTAAAGTGCTGTACGTTATTTTTTATATCGTGATCCCTGTCATATTTGTAGGCGCACAAAAGTGGCTGATAGGGTTCTTATGTATGCATATCACGTTAGGCCTGTCGTTGGCAGTCGTATTTCAGCTGGCACATGTTGTGGAAGAAACTGAATTCGCATTTTGCAGCGAAGATGATGTTGTGATCGAAAATGAATGGGCGGTACACCAGCTTAAGACTACGGCAAACTTCTCGCCCGGTAATTTCTTTATAACATGGTATGTTGGAGGGCTGAATTACCAGATAGAGCATCATCTCTTTCCCCGTATAAGTCATGTTCATTATCCTGCACTTAGTAAAATAGTGCAATTGAAATGCCAGGAGTTCGGCATCCAATACAATTGCATCCCGACAATTACCGCTGCAATTGCCTCTCATTATAATCATATGCGTTCATTGGGTGTGAATCCCCATAAGAAAATCGAAATAAGTAACGACATCTAA
- a CDS encoding cold-shock protein — protein sequence MAETFLKKELEKKKAKERKDKAEKMQQRKLNNKKGKSLDEMMAYLDENGNLTSRPPDMRNRIEIDPADIILGAAPQGKEHDLRHSGFVLSFDEAKGYGFISDSQSKESIFVHSNNISQSLKKGNKVSYELQKGPKGFSAVNVQVLRK from the coding sequence ATGGCCGAAACATTTTTAAAAAAGGAACTGGAAAAGAAAAAAGCAAAAGAACGAAAGGACAAAGCCGAGAAGATGCAGCAGCGCAAGCTCAACAACAAGAAAGGCAAAAGCCTGGATGAAATGATGGCGTACCTGGACGAAAACGGGAACCTGACTTCCCGTCCGCCGGATATGCGTAACCGCATAGAAATAGACCCTGCGGATATTATACTTGGGGCTGCACCGCAAGGCAAGGAACATGACTTACGACACTCCGGTTTCGTACTGTCATTTGATGAAGCTAAAGGATATGGATTTATCAGCGACAGCCAAAGTAAAGAAAGCATTTTTGTACATAGCAACAATATTTCGCAATCGCTGAAAAAAGGGAACAAGGTCAGTTACGAATTGCAAAAAGGGCCGAAGGGTTTTAGTGCTGTAAATGTACAGGTGCTGAGAAAATAG
- a CDS encoding RNA recognition motif domain-containing protein, which yields MKIYIGNLHIKASETELTKLFEAFGNVCSAGIIMDKKNGRSRGFGFVLMESQEGGIKAIHALNQLNYKNQYLEVSEAM from the coding sequence ATGAAAATCTATATCGGGAATTTACATATAAAGGCATCAGAAACAGAACTGACCAAGCTTTTTGAAGCATTCGGCAATGTTTGTTCAGCAGGTATAATAATGGACAAAAAAAACGGCCGATCAAGGGGTTTTGGATTTGTGCTGATGGAATCGCAGGAGGGAGGAATAAAAGCGATACATGCGCTTAACCAACTCAATTATAAGAATCAGTACCTGGAAGTAAGTGAAGCGATGTAA
- a CDS encoding RNA recognition motif domain-containing protein, with protein MKIFIGNLGNEIASPDLFQLFSKFGKVKWAEIAKDRNNNPRGFGYVYMHTATAGDSAIAALNKKKFMQQYISVSEALCNEKTIGKTIFYQ; from the coding sequence ATGAAAATATTTATAGGCAATTTGGGAAACGAAATTGCATCACCAGATCTTTTCCAACTGTTTTCAAAGTTTGGTAAAGTAAAGTGGGCAGAAATTGCCAAAGACAGAAATAATAATCCGCGTGGCTTTGGGTATGTTTATATGCATACAGCAACAGCAGGAGACAGTGCCATTGCTGCACTGAACAAAAAAAAATTTATGCAGCAGTACATTTCGGTAAGCGAGGCACTATGTAACGAAAAGACTATAGGAAAAACAATTTTTTATCAATAA
- a CDS encoding cold-shock protein — MQEGTVKFFNASKGFGFITPADGSKDIFVHVTGLNDEINENDKVSYEVQNGQKGLNAVNVRVL, encoded by the coding sequence ATGCAAGAAGGTACAGTAAAATTCTTCAACGCTTCTAAAGGTTTTGGCTTTATTACGCCTGCTGATGGAAGCAAAGACATCTTTGTTCATGTAACGGGCCTGAATGATGAGATCAATGAGAACGACAAGGTGTCTTATGAAGTACAAAACGGCCAAAAAGGATTAAATGCAGTGAACGTTCGCGTTCTTTAA
- a CDS encoding serine O-acetyltransferase, which yields MNKIIQADLYRYGGLSGIKGLLKGLMIPGFRYMYCMRKASEGSRYSLKRIFFSLLKQRYSYKYGFQIPTPTQIGEGFYIGHFGTVVINTRARIGKNCNIAHNVTIGQANRGKLEGYPTIGDNVWIGTGSVIVGNIKIGSNVLIAPNSFVNVDVPDFSLVLGNPCKIVSKENPTDGYINNILPS from the coding sequence ATGAACAAAATTATTCAAGCGGATCTGTACCGATATGGAGGTCTGTCTGGAATCAAGGGCTTATTGAAGGGGCTAATGATCCCTGGATTCAGATACATGTATTGTATGCGGAAGGCGTCAGAGGGCAGCCGCTATTCGCTGAAGCGGATCTTTTTCTCCCTTTTGAAGCAGCGGTATTCCTATAAATACGGTTTCCAGATACCTACGCCTACGCAGATAGGTGAGGGGTTTTATATCGGGCATTTTGGTACTGTGGTGATCAATACCAGAGCCAGGATTGGGAAGAATTGTAATATTGCGCACAATGTGACTATAGGGCAGGCTAACAGAGGTAAGCTGGAAGGGTATCCAACCATTGGGGATAATGTTTGGATAGGAACGGGGTCTGTGATCGTTGGGAACATCAAAATCGGCTCCAATGTATTGATTGCACCTAATTCCTTTGTAAATGTAGATGTACCGGATTTTTCGCTTGTTTTGGGCAATCCCTGTAAGATAGTCAGTAAAGAAAACCCGACTGATGGTTATATCAATAATATACTTCCCTCATGA
- a CDS encoding T9SS type B sorting domain-containing protein, with the protein MLLKKFFLYLVMVLALLKTATAQTCTSIGQTPSTAFPVCGTKSFIQKSVPICETHDIPGPNCNIPGDGTHTDINPYWYKFTCYTTGTLGFTITPNTLSDDYDWQLFDITNKQPDAVFTNKSLYVCMNWSGEGGITGASAAGTSLDVCGGPGQPLFSKMPTITKGHEYILLISHFDGDSQSGYSLAFDGGTADITDPAVPELLSATYRCLNNTIKVAISRKVACSTLAADGSDFTLVTPGGFQITGASSTQCGVGFDFDTLSLSLSAIPPAGDYIIAAQAGTDGNTLANTCGNPVPVGDTLHFRIGPPPVITLVSQGVTGCAPNELKIVLSSAIRCSSISANGSDFSITGPEPISITGAHGLCDSDNLTDTVVVQLSHPIYSKGNYTVTLKSGTDGNVLVGECGQPVQQYAQAVVFHTADTVNANFSYTADISCKINTVEFIHDGNHDVNSWQWTFDDGTKATTQEVVKVYSTYGIKTAALMVSNGVCSDSAFDSINFEQTLNAEFFVDPGPYCPLDVVIPRDSSYGNIIRYFWDYGNGVTSIGPSGEAQQYFPTSKEQRYLIRLIVEDELHCKDTADHYITAVTSCYIDVPTAFSPNNDGVNDYLYPLNAYKAVDLYFAVYNRIGQLVFETTDWTRRWDGNVKGEPADIGTYVWMLRYTMKDSGKKIFRKGTTTLIR; encoded by the coding sequence ATGCTATTGAAGAAATTTTTCCTGTACCTGGTCATGGTACTGGCCTTACTGAAAACCGCTACAGCACAAACCTGTACCTCCATAGGCCAGACTCCTTCTACCGCCTTCCCGGTGTGTGGTACGAAATCTTTTATTCAAAAATCTGTTCCTATCTGCGAAACGCATGATATTCCCGGGCCAAACTGTAATATTCCAGGTGATGGTACCCACACCGATATAAATCCTTATTGGTATAAATTCACCTGCTATACCACCGGAACACTTGGCTTTACCATCACACCTAATACATTATCAGACGATTATGACTGGCAACTGTTCGACATTACCAATAAGCAGCCGGATGCTGTCTTTACCAATAAGTCTTTATATGTGTGCATGAACTGGTCTGGCGAAGGTGGGATCACCGGTGCTTCGGCTGCCGGCACTTCCCTGGATGTATGCGGAGGCCCCGGGCAACCTCTCTTCAGTAAGATGCCGACTATTACCAAGGGTCATGAATACATATTGTTAATCAGCCACTTTGATGGTGATTCTCAAAGCGGTTACAGTCTCGCTTTTGATGGGGGCACCGCAGATATTACTGACCCCGCCGTTCCGGAACTGCTTTCTGCCACCTACCGGTGCTTAAATAATACGATCAAAGTCGCTATTTCCAGGAAAGTGGCCTGCTCCACCCTCGCTGCAGATGGCAGTGATTTTACCCTTGTGACACCCGGCGGATTTCAAATAACAGGGGCCTCCAGCACCCAGTGTGGCGTTGGATTTGATTTTGATACACTAAGCCTCTCACTTAGTGCTATCCCGCCTGCAGGTGATTATATCATTGCAGCACAGGCAGGTACAGATGGCAACACCCTCGCAAATACCTGTGGTAACCCTGTTCCCGTGGGCGATACCCTGCATTTCAGGATTGGCCCGCCGCCAGTGATTACCCTGGTTTCTCAAGGTGTGACCGGCTGTGCTCCCAATGAACTAAAAATTGTCCTCTCTTCTGCTATCAGGTGTAGTTCTATTTCTGCTAATGGAAGTGACTTCTCTATCACTGGCCCGGAGCCTATCAGCATCACAGGAGCCCATGGCCTTTGTGACAGCGATAACCTGACTGATACTGTGGTGGTACAACTCTCTCACCCTATTTATAGCAAGGGCAATTATACAGTGACTTTAAAATCAGGCACTGATGGCAATGTGCTGGTAGGTGAATGCGGACAACCCGTACAACAATATGCACAGGCAGTAGTCTTTCATACAGCCGATACCGTAAATGCCAATTTTTCTTATACCGCAGATATCAGTTGTAAAATCAATACAGTTGAATTTATCCATGACGGAAACCATGATGTGAACAGCTGGCAATGGACATTTGATGATGGCACAAAGGCGACGACACAGGAGGTCGTGAAGGTGTATAGTACTTATGGTATTAAGACTGCAGCGCTGATGGTGTCTAATGGAGTTTGTAGTGATTCGGCTTTTGACAGTATTAATTTTGAACAGACACTGAATGCGGAGTTCTTTGTTGACCCAGGCCCCTACTGCCCACTGGATGTGGTGATCCCAAGAGATAGCAGTTATGGTAATATCATCCGCTACTTTTGGGATTATGGGAATGGGGTAACCAGCATTGGTCCTTCTGGAGAGGCGCAGCAGTACTTTCCGACAAGTAAAGAACAGCGATACCTGATCAGGTTAATTGTGGAGGATGAGTTACATTGTAAGGATACTGCCGATCATTATATTACTGCGGTGACGAGTTGTTACATCGATGTTCCGACGGCATTTTCACCTAATAATGATGGGGTGAATGATTATCTTTATCCTTTGAATGCCTATAAAGCAGTGGACCTATATTTTGCTGTATATAACCGTATTGGACAACTCGTATTTGAAACAACTGACTGGACCAGGCGCTGGGATGGGAATGTAAAAGGGGAGCCCGCGGATATTGGTACCTATGTGTGGATGCTCAGATATACAATGAAAGATTCCGGAAAAAAGATTTTCAGGAAAGGTACAACGACATTGATCAGGTAA